The Mauremys reevesii isolate NIE-2019 linkage group 1, ASM1616193v1, whole genome shotgun sequence genome has a segment encoding these proteins:
- the LOC120368533 gene encoding zinc finger protein 501-like isoform X2: MAEGAVSVPEGEECTRLASLGKCGGILSRTEKHHKEGREKLKLLRMLLGKSKERISQRPDQETTCKGQHKSQKQKGNTARGEGGITRRHERTFRELRKPPVPERSETSEGPCTYPVCEESFEGQRDLNSHKNSIHTGKKTYKCRASGKSFRQKQELSAHARVHGAKKPFPCAECKRSFSRLSHLTVHQRTHTGERPFSCPECGKHFSHLSNLTRHQRTHTGERPYSCPECERRFSNLSSLTTHLRTHTGERPFTCPQCEKSFGDQSNLTTHLRTHTGERPYVCPDCQKSFSDQSTFAKHQRTHTGERPYPCPHCEKSFIHRSHLTTHQRTHTGERPYKCPGCEKRFSQLSNVTTHLRTHSGERPYICADCGKSFGDQSSLRKHRRTHTGERPYPCPHCGKRFSQLSNLNTHCRTHTGERPYICPHCGKSFSEQSNLAKHLRTHLGERSSPWPRSEKSLMHISHLSAHQRNHVGEGAYKCTDCDKIFSEQSDLVEHLKAHSRERPHSDKSFIQKSSLVKLQGLPQRLKP; this comes from the exons ATGGCAGAAGGAGCTGTATCAGTGCCTGAGGGAGAAGAATGTACAAGGTTGGCTTCACTGGGTAAAT GTGGTGGGATCCTGAGCAGAACTGAGAAGCATCACAAAGAAGGTCGTGAGAAACTGAAGCTGTTGAGAATGTTATTGGGGAAATCAAAAGAGAGAATTTCCCAGAGACCTGACCAGGAAACTACCTGCAAAGGGCAGCACAAGTCACAAAAGCAGAAGGGAAACACAGCCAGGGGTGAGGGAGGTATCACAAGGAGGCATGAAAGAACTTTCAGGGAACTGCGCAAGCCCCCTGTGCCAGAGAGGTCAGAGACAAGTGAGGGACCGTGCACATATCCTGTGTGTGAGGAAAGCTTTGAGGGGCAGAGAGACCTGAATAGCCATAAGAACAGCATTCACACGGGAAAGAAAACGTATAAATGTAGGGCCtctgggaaaagcttcaggcaaAAGCAGGAGCTCTCAGCACATGCGAGAGTCCATGGAGCCAAGAAACCCTTCCCCTGTGCCGAGTGTAAGAGAAGCTTCAGTCGGCTTTCCCATCTCACTGTGcaccagagaacccacacaggggaaaggcccttctcctgccctgagtgtgggaaacacttcagccACCTCTCAAACCTCACAAGACACCAGAGgacccacacaggggagaggccctacagcTGCCCTGAGTGTGAGAGGCGCTTCAGTAACCTGAGCAGTCTCACCACCCACCTGAGgacccacacaggggagaggcccttcaCCTGCCCCCAGTGCGAGAAGAGCTTTGGTGATCAGTCTAATCTCACCACCCACTTGAGGACCCACactggggagaggccctatgTGTGTCCTGACTGCCAGAAGAGCTTCAGCGACCAATCGACTTTTGCCAAGCACCAGAGAACCCACACGGGGGAGAGaccctacccctgcccccactgcgAGAAGAGCTTCATCCATAGATCCCACCTCACTACGCACCAGCggacccacacaggagagagaccttacaAATGTCCTGGCTGTGAGAAGCGCTTCAGCCAGCTCTCCAACGTTACCACCCACCTGAGGACCCATTCGGGAGAGAGGCCCTATATCTGCGCCGACTGTGGGAAGAGCTTCGGCGACCAGTCGAGTCTGAGGAAGCACCGCCGGACCCACACGGGTGAGAGACCCTATCCCTGTCCCCactgtgggaaacgcttcagccAGCTCTCCAATCTCAACACCCACTGCAGAACCCACACCGGCGAGAGGCCGTACATCTGTCCACACTGTGGCAAGAGCTTCAGTGAGCAGTCAAACCTGGCCAAGCACCTGAGAACCCACCTGGGGGAGAGGTCCTCCCCTTGGCCCCGCAGCGAGAAGAGCCTCATGCACATCTCACACCTCTCTGCGCACCAGAGAAACCACGTGGGGGAGGGGGCCTACAAATGTACCGACTGCGACAAGATCTTCAGCGAGCAGTCGGACCTGGTGGAGCACCTGAAAGCCCACTCGAGGGAGAGACCCCACAGTGACAAGAGCTTCATCCAAAAGTCATCTCTGGTGAAACTTCAGGGGCTTCCTCAGAGATTGAAACCATAG
- the LOC120368533 gene encoding oocyte zinc finger protein XlCOF6-like isoform X1, translating to MAEGAVSVPEGEECTRLASLGKCYKSPKPKLISPIEPRESELWVVDLQDSVDGAIPESPSPGGGILSRTEKHHKEGREKLKLLRMLLGKSKERISQRPDQETTCKGQHKSQKQKGNTARGEGGITRRHERTFRELRKPPVPERSETSEGPCTYPVCEESFEGQRDLNSHKNSIHTGKKTYKCRASGKSFRQKQELSAHARVHGAKKPFPCAECKRSFSRLSHLTVHQRTHTGERPFSCPECGKHFSHLSNLTRHQRTHTGERPYSCPECERRFSNLSSLTTHLRTHTGERPFTCPQCEKSFGDQSNLTTHLRTHTGERPYVCPDCQKSFSDQSTFAKHQRTHTGERPYPCPHCEKSFIHRSHLTTHQRTHTGERPYKCPGCEKRFSQLSNVTTHLRTHSGERPYICADCGKSFGDQSSLRKHRRTHTGERPYPCPHCGKRFSQLSNLNTHCRTHTGERPYICPHCGKSFSEQSNLAKHLRTHLGERSSPWPRSEKSLMHISHLSAHQRNHVGEGAYKCTDCDKIFSEQSDLVEHLKAHSRERPHSDKSFIQKSSLVKLQGLPQRLKP from the exons ATGGCAGAAGGAGCTGTATCAGTGCCTGAGGGAGAAGAATGTACAAGGTTGGCTTCACTGGGTAAAT GCTATAAAAGTCCCAAACCAAAACTGATATCTCCAATAGAACCAAGAGAGTCAGAGCTGTGGGTTGTGGATCTTCAGGACTCAGTGGATGGAGCTATTCCTGAAAGCCCCTCCCCAG GTGGTGGGATCCTGAGCAGAACTGAGAAGCATCACAAAGAAGGTCGTGAGAAACTGAAGCTGTTGAGAATGTTATTGGGGAAATCAAAAGAGAGAATTTCCCAGAGACCTGACCAGGAAACTACCTGCAAAGGGCAGCACAAGTCACAAAAGCAGAAGGGAAACACAGCCAGGGGTGAGGGAGGTATCACAAGGAGGCATGAAAGAACTTTCAGGGAACTGCGCAAGCCCCCTGTGCCAGAGAGGTCAGAGACAAGTGAGGGACCGTGCACATATCCTGTGTGTGAGGAAAGCTTTGAGGGGCAGAGAGACCTGAATAGCCATAAGAACAGCATTCACACGGGAAAGAAAACGTATAAATGTAGGGCCtctgggaaaagcttcaggcaaAAGCAGGAGCTCTCAGCACATGCGAGAGTCCATGGAGCCAAGAAACCCTTCCCCTGTGCCGAGTGTAAGAGAAGCTTCAGTCGGCTTTCCCATCTCACTGTGcaccagagaacccacacaggggaaaggcccttctcctgccctgagtgtgggaaacacttcagccACCTCTCAAACCTCACAAGACACCAGAGgacccacacaggggagaggccctacagcTGCCCTGAGTGTGAGAGGCGCTTCAGTAACCTGAGCAGTCTCACCACCCACCTGAGgacccacacaggggagaggcccttcaCCTGCCCCCAGTGCGAGAAGAGCTTTGGTGATCAGTCTAATCTCACCACCCACTTGAGGACCCACactggggagaggccctatgTGTGTCCTGACTGCCAGAAGAGCTTCAGCGACCAATCGACTTTTGCCAAGCACCAGAGAACCCACACGGGGGAGAGaccctacccctgcccccactgcgAGAAGAGCTTCATCCATAGATCCCACCTCACTACGCACCAGCggacccacacaggagagagaccttacaAATGTCCTGGCTGTGAGAAGCGCTTCAGCCAGCTCTCCAACGTTACCACCCACCTGAGGACCCATTCGGGAGAGAGGCCCTATATCTGCGCCGACTGTGGGAAGAGCTTCGGCGACCAGTCGAGTCTGAGGAAGCACCGCCGGACCCACACGGGTGAGAGACCCTATCCCTGTCCCCactgtgggaaacgcttcagccAGCTCTCCAATCTCAACACCCACTGCAGAACCCACACCGGCGAGAGGCCGTACATCTGTCCACACTGTGGCAAGAGCTTCAGTGAGCAGTCAAACCTGGCCAAGCACCTGAGAACCCACCTGGGGGAGAGGTCCTCCCCTTGGCCCCGCAGCGAGAAGAGCCTCATGCACATCTCACACCTCTCTGCGCACCAGAGAAACCACGTGGGGGAGGGGGCCTACAAATGTACCGACTGCGACAAGATCTTCAGCGAGCAGTCGGACCTGGTGGAGCACCTGAAAGCCCACTCGAGGGAGAGACCCCACAGTGACAAGAGCTTCATCCAAAAGTCATCTCTGGTGAAACTTCAGGGGCTTCCTCAGAGATTGAAACCATAG
- the LOC120368533 gene encoding zinc finger protein 501-like isoform X3: MLLGKSKERISQRPDQETTCKGQHKSQKQKGNTARGEGGITRRHERTFRELRKPPVPERSETSEGPCTYPVCEESFEGQRDLNSHKNSIHTGKKTYKCRASGKSFRQKQELSAHARVHGAKKPFPCAECKRSFSRLSHLTVHQRTHTGERPFSCPECGKHFSHLSNLTRHQRTHTGERPYSCPECERRFSNLSSLTTHLRTHTGERPFTCPQCEKSFGDQSNLTTHLRTHTGERPYVCPDCQKSFSDQSTFAKHQRTHTGERPYPCPHCEKSFIHRSHLTTHQRTHTGERPYKCPGCEKRFSQLSNVTTHLRTHSGERPYICADCGKSFGDQSSLRKHRRTHTGERPYPCPHCGKRFSQLSNLNTHCRTHTGERPYICPHCGKSFSEQSNLAKHLRTHLGERSSPWPRSEKSLMHISHLSAHQRNHVGEGAYKCTDCDKIFSEQSDLVEHLKAHSRERPHSDKSFIQKSSLVKLQGLPQRLKP; this comes from the coding sequence ATGTTATTGGGGAAATCAAAAGAGAGAATTTCCCAGAGACCTGACCAGGAAACTACCTGCAAAGGGCAGCACAAGTCACAAAAGCAGAAGGGAAACACAGCCAGGGGTGAGGGAGGTATCACAAGGAGGCATGAAAGAACTTTCAGGGAACTGCGCAAGCCCCCTGTGCCAGAGAGGTCAGAGACAAGTGAGGGACCGTGCACATATCCTGTGTGTGAGGAAAGCTTTGAGGGGCAGAGAGACCTGAATAGCCATAAGAACAGCATTCACACGGGAAAGAAAACGTATAAATGTAGGGCCtctgggaaaagcttcaggcaaAAGCAGGAGCTCTCAGCACATGCGAGAGTCCATGGAGCCAAGAAACCCTTCCCCTGTGCCGAGTGTAAGAGAAGCTTCAGTCGGCTTTCCCATCTCACTGTGcaccagagaacccacacaggggaaaggcccttctcctgccctgagtgtgggaaacacttcagccACCTCTCAAACCTCACAAGACACCAGAGgacccacacaggggagaggccctacagcTGCCCTGAGTGTGAGAGGCGCTTCAGTAACCTGAGCAGTCTCACCACCCACCTGAGgacccacacaggggagaggcccttcaCCTGCCCCCAGTGCGAGAAGAGCTTTGGTGATCAGTCTAATCTCACCACCCACTTGAGGACCCACactggggagaggccctatgTGTGTCCTGACTGCCAGAAGAGCTTCAGCGACCAATCGACTTTTGCCAAGCACCAGAGAACCCACACGGGGGAGAGaccctacccctgcccccactgcgAGAAGAGCTTCATCCATAGATCCCACCTCACTACGCACCAGCggacccacacaggagagagaccttacaAATGTCCTGGCTGTGAGAAGCGCTTCAGCCAGCTCTCCAACGTTACCACCCACCTGAGGACCCATTCGGGAGAGAGGCCCTATATCTGCGCCGACTGTGGGAAGAGCTTCGGCGACCAGTCGAGTCTGAGGAAGCACCGCCGGACCCACACGGGTGAGAGACCCTATCCCTGTCCCCactgtgggaaacgcttcagccAGCTCTCCAATCTCAACACCCACTGCAGAACCCACACCGGCGAGAGGCCGTACATCTGTCCACACTGTGGCAAGAGCTTCAGTGAGCAGTCAAACCTGGCCAAGCACCTGAGAACCCACCTGGGGGAGAGGTCCTCCCCTTGGCCCCGCAGCGAGAAGAGCCTCATGCACATCTCACACCTCTCTGCGCACCAGAGAAACCACGTGGGGGAGGGGGCCTACAAATGTACCGACTGCGACAAGATCTTCAGCGAGCAGTCGGACCTGGTGGAGCACCTGAAAGCCCACTCGAGGGAGAGACCCCACAGTGACAAGAGCTTCATCCAAAAGTCATCTCTGGTGAAACTTCAGGGGCTTCCTCAGAGATTGAAACCATAG